TTCTCAAGTTAAACCTTACGTCTAGACCAACTTTCCTTGGTTGCAATGCCAGTAACCTAACTGCATTGACTCCGAACATTTTTGATGTTCCACTAATAATTTATATTGCCAATAAACCTTATTCATTTGCATCCAATACTTCCACGTTCAAGTTGCTGTACAGCATGTCCAATAGAAATTCCATGATCACTAATGGTTTCGAAATTGCGTCAATGTTGAATGGAACATTAGATGAGGAATGGAAGGCTTGTGTGGGGTGTGCAATAATCAGACGTGAACAAGAGAAGATGGGTCTTGAGCAAACTAAGCAATGTAGTCTCTGTTTTGAGAGATATTGCTGGAATGGTACAATTCATGAAGAGAAGCCACTGAATTACACCTGTTCTTAGCGTTGTTGCTTACTACTTGTACCCGCTTTCTTCAGGAGCTTCCAGGCTATGCACACATATGTTATCCGGATCTCCTACACTAGTGTTCTCTACAAGTGAACTAAATCTATCAATACCAGCTCCTTTATTTTTCTAATGTACAAATTAAAATATTTACtctaaattgaaacaaaatctaatcattgttcaaaatatcCGGGTAGTCATCTACTTTCCCACCTTCATAGATGATTTTATAAGTAGCCTCAAGCAATGGGAATTCTTCTTGCAATTTAAAGTGTTCCAATAACTCGTGAACTTCTTTGGCAGTGATAATACCTTGAGAACTTTGACCCTTCAATACAATCTTTTCAGCTTCCCATGCATCAACATTGTGTTCGATCATGTATCTTGCAACTTTAACATTTCTACCACCAGCACAAGTTGTGATTAAATCGGCAACACCAGCACTTTCTTCAGTAAAAGTTGATGGATTTGGCGGAGCCAAACCTTTGATACCGAATTTTTGCCAGTAGGAAGCGAAATGGATAATTTCCCTAATACCAATTCTCATAATTGCGGCTTTAGCATTGTCACCCCAACCAGCACCGATGACAAAACCAACTGCAcaagcaacaacattttTCAAGGCACCAGCGATTGAAGCACCTACAACATCTTGTATAACTCTGACATGGAAGTATGGCCTGTGAAAAACTTCTTTCAAGacatattcatcaatatctttACCTTCACCTCTGAAATCATCAGGTCTGGTGTAGGCAACAGATGTTTCTGACCATTTACCTTTAGCAACTTCAGTAGCAATATTGGCACCTGACAAGACACCACAGTAGATACCCAAGTCGTCAGTCACTGAAGTAGAAAGCAATTTACAACCTTCTGGGTCAACCTCCAAACctttcaaacaagaaatggCTCTAGCAGTTGATTTAACATTAcctttcaattgtttgttgactctaccaagaaattggtgaGGAATATTGAAGACTAACAAATCCGCATCTTTTACTGTATCAACGATATCTGGGTTGGCGATCAAATTAGATGGCAATTGGATTCCTGGTAAGTACTTGACGTTCTCGTGATCTTGATTTATTATATCAGTCAATTTTCTGCCATCAATGTCTTCTTGAAAGACCCACATTTGTACatctttttggaaaatttcTGGTTTTTCAGCAGTGTTTTCAGCAACCAATTTGGCAACAGCAGTTCCCCAGTTACCAGAACCGATGATTGCTACTTTAAATGGTTTATCAATTGTGTATGGAGCAGTTGCagtcattgttgaataatttttctAACTTATAAGGTGTacttgaattgaattgatttataaGAATCGATATTCCAGAATCACTAAATTGCTGTGGAAAGTTAGATGTATTTATacaaaaagttttgagAAATTGTTTGCAATGATATCATATACATAAACTCCGtaattgtattttgaatgaGGGTTAATACGTTCAGCGTTTAAAttaatatttttttatttttttcatttttgtaatGAGCTGCTGTTTGATCTCCTCcttttgtctttttctttgtttctttttttctttcttcagCATTATCGTTTACGCCCAAACAAGGAATGTAGTGCATAACCGCTTAACActtaatcaatttttcatcgCCATTGGcttttccttttgattACTTTCATTTAATCTGCACCCCTTTCTTCTATGCTTTGAAAGCtctctcttttctttttccaatgcacgaaatttctttttctttttttctcttctaTATGTGCAGGAGATACAATATCTGTTACATACAGGATTGCTatagttacacaaaaatgtTTAGATTTTCCGGTGAGACAAGTTTTGTTGGCAAAGAAGtgaaacaagaagaaatatAAATTCATCCTTTCGAAATACCCGTCTTCCTTCCATGACACGATTTAATTCTCACTAGCTGAAAAGAGAAGCACACACACCCTAAGCTCTTTTTTAAGTTTTGTTCATTTTCTTACTGCTCACGTGAGAAACtagaaaaaagaaatgttgTAATACGATTTTAAATACACAAAGACGATACTCCTTATTATTATATGCTGTATGATGTAATACATCGAAAGACGATCGAATACGACGATGACGATGTACTAACGGATGCAAAAGAACAGAGTTCAGTGACGCGTTAGTAGGTCCACTTGTATAGCAGGGGCAGCTAACTCATTACAATGGTTTTAAAACAAGAAACGAATATATCAATGacccaacaaaaagaacaataaagCTTGAAGTTCGTATCAGTGATACGAAGTCGGTTGAAAAGACTCCAAATATTGTAATGTTATCTGTTATTGGGCATGCCCTCCTTGGCTACAACTTTTATATTTACATAACTTTAGACTTTTTGCAAGCCAACTTAACATCACACAAGGGTCATCTGACAATAGCAAAAGACcatgaaattgatcaacgTTGCTAAACTACTAGGGCAACACCGAATATCCGGTCTTGGATGGCCCTTTCGTATTACCTTTAGACTCTCTGTAACTTGTAAGCGCACTGTTATCAATCCAAATCGGCGACTAAGCccctttttcttgattATAGCGGAACAAGAACTCTTACGTCATTGAGAGggtttcttcttcttgtgaCGTGTCAGAAATGGTCTAACAATCCAATGTTCTGGTTCCCTTTATTGTAGCAGAGTATCTTGTTGATAAGTTTGTGTTGTAAAATTTAAAGCTTTGTGACTACTTTCGGACTTTTCTCGTTTCCATCCCGAAAAGATTTAACGCTCGTCTGCTGTAAAGAGCTTCACGTGACCAAATGTTAAGAGTAAATGTTCAATTGCAACCTTGTACTTTAATCAATACACACTAACTTATCTTTGAGCAAAACGCACATGCATACTGTCATCACGTTTCTGACCGTATCTTTCATCTCTTTCACCTTCAACTACGTGGCCTTTTCTCCAAGAAACATCATCAGTTAACCAATCGTCATCATCCTCCCAGTCTCTGCTCTTTACTTGTCCACCACTTATAATCCTGGCAGCGGTTAATGGATCACTTATACCATCTAATTGATCACCAATATGCGCAAGCGGATCAGGTAGCTTGTTCTGTGTCTCTTGTGGCTCTTTTCGTTGAAGcctcttcttttgcttttgtggTATAGCCTGTGGAGGTAAAGGATGGTTTGGAATTGTTTCGTTTGAAAAATCGTCTGTATTAAACTCCGTTGAGtttatttgattcatttgttCCTCGGGATGATACATCGGTTGAATGTAATCTGCCATCCGTGAATTACTGGCTACGTCTGGAGCTGTTGCCTCTGTGGAAACATTCTCTTGTGATTTTAATTCGTTATTCTCTAGTACAGTCTCTTTATTGGCGATGGAAtgcatcaaattcaagaaattagACTCCTTAAACTTCTCCGCCATGGCTGCATCATCAGTgttcaatttattcattgAGTTTTCAACTGACCGAGCTGTTTCAGCAAATAAATCTCTATCATGATCTTCTACAGCTTTATCCACAGATTCTGTCAAGTTGGCCTCACTTGTTTGAGTCTCTTGTGCTAACTCT
This region of Candida orthopsilosis Co 90-125, chromosome 6 draft sequence genomic DNA includes:
- a CDS encoding Gpd2 protein, translated to MTATAPYTIDKPFKVAIIGSGNWGTAVAKLVAENTAEKPEIFQKDVQMWVFQEDIDGRKLTDIINQDHENVKYLPGIQLPSNLIANPDIVDTVKDADLLVFNIPHQFLGRVNKQLKGNVKSTARAISCLKGLEVDPEGCKLLSTSVTDDLGIYCGVLSGANIATEVAKGKWSETSVAYTRPDDFRGEGKDIDEYVLKEVFHRPYFHVRVIQDVVGASIAGALKNVVACAVGFVIGAGWGDNAKAAIMRIGIREIIHFASYWQKFGIKGLAPPNPSTFTEESAGVADLITTCAGGRNVKVARYMIEHNVDAWEAEKIVLKGQSSQGIITAKEVHELLEHFKLQEEFPLLEATYKIIYEGGKVDDYPDILNND